The following is a genomic window from Sciurus carolinensis chromosome 3, mSciCar1.2, whole genome shotgun sequence.
TGTACCTGGCACTGTTCAAAGCCCTTATGTACATTAACTCCAGTAATTATTGGGGCAGTCCTAAGAGGAAGgttctattatttcatttttcagatgaggaaactgaggtgcagagaggttaaataatttgcccaaggtcatagaACCAGAAATGGGAAGAGCCTGGATGTCACTTACTAATCCCCGTTGCACTCACCCCTGTGTACAGCAATGGTCCAAATTTGTCCTGTGTGcttctttctaaagaaagaaataaaacaccaCATAGAAAGTTTCTATGTCTGTTATATTTCGATTCTGTGTTCCATCCCCCATCCCACAAATGCAGGGTGCACCCTCTAATTcctttttcaaatatgtatacatatataggcTAATATCTAGGGACAATGTATAGgttgtttttcacattttgaacTTTTTCATAATGCCATGATGTAGATACACATCCTCTAAAGGCCCATGTGTTcaaaaggcttggtccccagtccaTGGTGCTATTTGGAGGTGGGAGAACTTTTAAGAAGTAGGCCTCAATGGAAGTTTTAGGTCATTagaggcatgcccttgaaggataTTGTGGGATCCCaatcccttcttcttcctctctttgacTTTCTGGCCATGAGGAGAGCAGTTCTGCTGTACCTCGAATTCcttaccatgatgtgctgcctcatcacaggcccagaaGCAGCAGGTCAACTGACCAGAGACTCAAACCTCAAGAACTGTGAGCCAGGAGACCTTTCCTCCTGTtgattatgtcaggtattttgttacagtaatggaaagttaaCACATGGAAGTTATAATATAGTACTTAAAAATAATACCCTTTGTGCCACTTGCTTTCCACCTCTATTTCTGCCACTATAATTGTGAACCCTGCCTATGTTGACATGTATTGATCTTTCTGCATTATTCAGTTGTGTAGCCACTGGCCACATCTGGTTActaagcacttgaaatgtggctagctCAAATGGAAATAGATCTGCTGTAACTGTAAAACACATATCACATCCCAGAGACAGtttgaaaaagttaaataatctattaatgatttttagtattgattacattttgaaatgacaGTATTTTGAACATATTgggttaaaatataaaattaacttcacttgtttcttattttgttaatgtGGCCACTAGAAAACTAAAAGTGGCATGTGGTTCATGTTTATggctcacattttatttctattagagAGCACCAATAGAgatccttctttttaaaatgaaatcctaGTTTAATAACAATCTTTAAGATGAGTTTTAGTTTCATTAATTGAAGATGTACTTTTTAAACTGCTGTCAGTCTTTTAGTTAATTGATGGAGAAAGCCCTAAAtctgaataataaaaattgatatttgCTGATTATAAATTGATATTAACTTATTATTGGTATTCACTTATTCTAAGTGTTTGACATGTTTCTTAGTCCATATTGTGCTCTGTAACAAGATTCTGCAGATTAGGTAATTTATAATTAACAGAAACTAATTTGATTCACAggtttggaggctgggaaggccaAGATCATCTGGTGAGGTGCTTCTTGCTCTGTCATAACCTGGTAACGGCATCACATGAGAGAGATGAGAAAGCCCAACTTGCATTCATAACAAACCCACTCTCTAGGTACCTAATGTGAtatcattaatccattcatgagggcagatcCCTCATGACCAAATAGCCACTTAAATATCCCACCTCTCAACATTGGGGGTTAAGCTTCTAATACATGAGttttggggacacattcaaaccatgacAATAAGTAATAATCCACTCAGTCTTCCTGTGAGGTTGCAGAGCTGCACAAAGTGAGGTGAGGCAATTGTCCAAAATCACACAGCTTCAAAGAGCCTGAGCTAAGACTGAAGTCAGGCTGGCTGGCTTCAGAGCCCAACCTTTTAACCACTAATTCAGCTGGAAGAAGCCTTATGAGAAATGGTGTAAATCTGCCTGAGAAAGCAATGGCCATATCATTGCAGTTGGTGAAGTCTCTAATACATTCTCCTTACATATCAATGAAGCATCTGgcttttttgacttttaaagagCAGCTATAaacagaaacacatttttttgcaacaattttagttttaatgaaaCCAGCACAGGCAGTATTTTTCTGACATCCGCTTGCAACATTATGAAGTTAACCTTACTCTTTGCCACTAATTACATTAACTATTTTTAGGGCAAACTGTCAATGCACCATACGTGTTCATGCTTCCTACGtttccaatttgttttctttagccGTGACTATTTATACCTGAAGTGTTGGGgtttttttaaaagggacattCTCATTATTCTGCCAATGATTAAGTTGGGGCTTGTAATTAAGTTATAAAACACACTGGGAGGGAAAAGATGACGTGTGGTTGCCATGGGGATATTATTGATGACTATTAGATTAATTCTTGAATTGTGAATACAACCCACTTTAACATTTCAAATCATAAAGTTGCAGAATAGGGAGGAATTTGAGGTCACCTAAGTGTCTGTTTAGAACAGGCACTTGGTGTCAGGCAAGCTTCATAACCATGTGACGCTGTGACCAATCTTGTAACCATAgtaaacctcagtttccccatctataaaatgggaatactaACGTCTACCTTCTAGAGTTCTCCTGGGAATTGAATGAGATAGTGATTGTAACTTTGTTCTTTGAAATTACTCTTATTACTCATGGTAGTTGTAGTaattactatcattattccccAGATGACTCCAAGGGGATACAGTGTTTTCAAGCACACTTGGCCCTATTCCAGCAGgcatttttctccttcattctctACCAGAACTCTTGAACTCTTCCCTTAGGTGAAAGTGTACAAGGTTAGAAGGAAGAAAACCCTGAAGCCCCCACCTTCtacttgctttctctttctctctctctttgggtCACTCTGCACATCACTGGCTGAAGAAAGCTGTGCTAAGGTTCATATACAGCACACTTCCAATGTCCACTTCCCCAAGGATCTGCTCCACGTGCCCCTCCCACTGCACCTGAACATATCTACAGCCATACTCTCCTTTAAGAGAATCCATCTTGGACTTAAGAGCAGTTGTTCACCTTGCTCCCTGAATGTAAGattccttccccttcttttctgccatgatggtgAGTGAGGGCTCCAGCTGACAGCTCTCCTCAtcatccagaatttttttttttttttttttttttgcggtgctggggattgaacccagggccttgtgcttgcaaggcaggcactctactgactgagctatctccccagcccccagaaaaattttttaatttaattttttttagtggtaggtggacacaatacctttattttatttttatgtggtgctgaggattgaacccagggtctcacgaatactaggcaagtgctgtaccacaggGCCCCAAACCCAGCCCCCAGAAAATTTTAATACAGCCCCCATATCATACCCATTTTGAGAAGAATAAACACAAACCTATCAGCTGTTCCCTTCTTTGGCCCAGTATCCTACAGGCTTCTCATACAAAGAAAACTTTTCAGGGTCAACCATGTATGTGAAATTAGAACATAGTTTAGGCCCTGCCATGTCCCTGGACTAAATAAGATTTTAGAGGTGGAGCAACTGGGACCTAAGTGCTTAAGGAACTGGCCCAAAGATACTGAGAGTATCAGAGACAGTCTTTCttccaggaaatattttttcttgggaTGAATACCCTTCTGCCTTGTATTGAAAGTTGGGACCGACTTCCTCAACTACATCAAACACATCCAGCAAGTCTAGGTGCATACTCAATGTTTATTGAGTTGAATTATTCGTTTCTCCCTCAGCAGCCATGAGGAACTGGGAAGGGACCACAATTTCTTTGCCTCTTCGTCCTTTGTTCTTCGTATGGGGTCTGGCACTATGGGTTCTGCCTCTCCTGTCTGAGGTGTGCATGGTGTAGGCGCTTAGGTCCTTGGTCTCTGGACTCTGCTCCCCGCTGCAGAGCCCAGGCCTCACACAGGTGTTACCCTAGTGTCATTTACTCTGCGGCAGTTTCTGTTGTTTCTTGGAGAGACCCGCGGTCTTGGCTAAGTTGCGTCTTTATTTCTGGGCTTCCTGTGTTAGTTGCTTTTGTGCCCACTTCGCCATATGGATAGTAAATAAGGCtgttatttctgaaataaatctcTTATTCCGACTCTAAACCATTTCCAGGCCACCACGGACCCTCCCACGGTCGCCCAGCAACAAACTTGCCCGCCCCTGCGACTTTGCTCCGCCCCGTTTCCAGCGCGCAGGCTCAGAGCCTCCCTCCTAGCTCCGCGCTTGCCGAGTGCACGGTAGTGACGTACACAGTCCGCGACGCTCTCGGGAGGCTGATTCGTGGGATCCTAGTGATTGCCTCCCTGACCCAACCGCGCCGCCATGGCCTCCGCCGGGGTGGCGTCGGGGCGACAGACCGAGGATGCGTTACCGCCCGCATCCGAGCCGCCGCTGCCTGAGACCAAGCCGCTGCCGCCTCCTCAGCCGCCGCCTCCGGTCGCTGCGCCCCAGACGCagcagtccccagcaccgcagcCTCAATCACCCGCTGGCGTGAAGGAAGAGAACTATTCCTTTTTACCTTTGGTTCACAACATCATCAAATGGTAAGGGCCGTTGGAGAGGACGAGCCACCGcactccctctctcttcctgtctcGTCTGTTTCAGAGCTGCGAGAGCTCTGGGCGCTTGGAGGTACGCCCATATgtcaaagatgaggaaactgagtcctaGAACCGGAAGAGGCCTTCTCTGAGACCACACAGTTACTCTACGAGTTCAGCGATATACTTAAAAAGAAGCCGAGTTATTGACTCAATGCACAGGCTCTGGGGTTCAAGTGCTCAAGTTTGTATCCCAACCATCTTGAGCAAGTTAAGGTCTAAGCCCGTGTTTATTCACCTGTAACACGGTTAATACAGGTTGTGGATCCCTTATCCGAAATGCTAGGGATTAAGAGGATTTCGTATTTCGCATATTTTCGTATTTCGAAATGTTTGCACATACCTAATGAGATATTtgggggatgggacccaagtcctTATACACATAACCCgaaagtaattttatacaatatttttagttcaCCTGTGTTTTAAATGCAACCTACCACACGAATTCgagtgtggaattttccacatgTGGCATCATGTAGGCACTC
Proteins encoded in this region:
- the Med9 gene encoding mediator of RNA polymerase II transcription subunit 9, with the protein product MASAGVASGRQTEDALPPASEPPLPETKPLPPPQPPPPVAAPQTQQSPAPQPQSPAGVKEENYSFLPLVHNIIKCMDKDSPDVHQDLNALKTKFQEMRKLISTMPGIHLSPEQQQQQLHSLREQVRTKNELLQKYKSLCMFEIPKE